The uncultured Methanolobus sp. sequence CTGTCAATAGCAAATCCCCATATCAAAGACGAAACAATAAAAATACCTCCATATGCTGCATACACCCGGCCAAAGTGTGCCGGTTGAAATGTAGGGATTATTCCATAAACAGCAAGGACGATTCCTCCGAGTATTCCCACACCCAGTCCTTTATTTTCTCGCAACCATAACCATACAAGATACCCGCCACCAATTTCGAAAAGGGCTGCAAGGAAAAACAATGACATGGATAGTGCAATATCAACCATTATTCATCACTTTCTCTTGGCCAGTAATATATGATTGTTACTCCGACCAGTATTATCAGTGAACCTATTATGTCATAGACATCAGGAGCAGTTCCATCAAATACCCACCCCCATATTAAGGACATTACCACAAAGATACCACCGTAGGTTGCATATATTCTATGGAAATGTGATGGCTGGAATGTGGGAATAATTCCGTATATGAACAGGACAATTGCACCCACTAATGCAAAACCGATCTCCCTGTTTTCACGTATCCATAACCAGAATAAATAACCTCCACCGATTTCAAAAATTCCTGCAAGAATAAAAAGCATGATCGTATAAAGGAAACATCTGCTTTTCGATATGCACTTTTCTTCAACTCCAGTTTTCATGTCCAAAACTTTTGATCATGAAGAATGATAACGATTTTGGTTTATAGTTAACATCGTAACCAATCCTTTTTCATGCTACGCAATTTTTTTGTTGTACATTCCTGAATTATGAGTCAATGCTTGACCACTTACCATAGCCAATACTAATTTTATTAGTGTAACAAACAATTTTATATATTACATATACATTATAGAGTTAACTATCCTGTAAAATGAATGTTCAAATCACACAACTTTGTTGAGTGCATCGGGTTACCCGGTGGCAGAACTAAAGCCTGTGAAAAAAGATCAGCCTTCACACAATCCATATGCTTTAAGAGCTGGATCGTACGCAGGTGGGCTCCTATCAGTCCCATAACAAAAGAGGCATGATGAATAACAGTATGAGCACGCTTTTTGGGTTTTTCGTGACCCTCTTGGTTGCTGTGCTATATTTGTCATTCAGGCACGTAAGATGGATGATTCCTCCATTTTCCATTGGTCTGCTCTTTAGCTTATTTACTCTTAGAAACCCGGAGCTACCTAAACAGCCCATGACAATTGCGTCAGAACTACAAGAACAGTGAGAAAACGGGGAGCGTCATTAATAATATGGAGATTGAATACCTATGAATACATTATCACGATTGCAAACATATATGGGCGGCAGGAAAATCCTGTTGCCTGCGGCAGTTATATTATCGGGCATTAGTTCCCTGACGGGGATATTGCCCTTTATTTTTATCTGGCTGATTGTCAGAGAATTACTGTTATCCACAATGGGGTCTCAGGCACTTATCAATACCTACGCTTGGTGGGCCATGGGTACGGCTGTAGGTGGTGTTGTGCTTTACTTCCTGGCACTGATGCTTTCGCACCTTGCCGCATTCAGGGTTGAGACCAATATGCGCAGGCAGGCCATGCAAAAGATCGTGCGTTTCCCTCTCGGATTTTTCGACGGAAATACAAGCGGACGTATCCGCAAAATAATCGACGACAATGCCAGTATAACTCACACTTTTCTGGCACACCAGTTGCCTGACCTTGCAGGAACAATACTGGTTCCACTTGCATCACTGGTACTGGTTTTTGTCTTTGACTGGCGTCTCGGTCTCGCCTGCCTCGTACCCATAATAGCGGCCATGGCGGTCATGGGCTATATGATGGGTACACAGGGCCGATTTTTTATGGAAATGTACATGACTTCCCTGGAAGAGATGAATACCGAAGCAGTGGAATATGTGCGCGGAATACCCGTGGTAAAAGTGTTCCAGCAGACTATATTTTCATTCAAGAACTTCCACAACAGCATTATCAAGTACCGGGACATGGTGTACAAATATACCCTCATGTGGGAAAAGCCGATGACGACTTATACGGTGATCATTCACGGCTTCGTATATATCCTCATCCCGGTAGCCATTTTATTGATCGGTAATTCAGCCAGCTATGCAGAAATATTGCTCGACCTGTTCTTTTACATCCTGATAACACCGGTGTTTGCCCAGAGCGTTATGAAAAGCATGTACTTGAACCAGGCTCTGGGGCAAGCCACTGAAGCTGTCAACCGGATCGATGAGTTAACGGATGTAGAACTCCTTCCTATGGCAAGCAATCCGAAAGCCATTACAAACCACGAAATCAGTTTCAGGGATGTATCCTTCAGTTATCCCGGTAGCGAACAGAAAGCAATTGACGACATAAGTTTTACGATACCCGAAGGAAAAACTTTTGCTCTGGTCGGTGCGTCAGGTAGTGGTAAAACAACCATTGCACGCCTTGTTCCTCGTTTCTGGGATGTGGACACCGGGCAGATCACCATTGGAGGAAATAATGTCAAAGATATTGCCCCGATGGATTTGATGCAGCACGTTTCTTTTGTTTTTCAGAACACACGGTTGTTTAAGACCAGTCTACTGGAAAACATACGGTACGGGAATGACCGTGCAAGACCTGAAGCCATTGAAAATGCAGTTAAGTCGGCGCAATGCCGTGAAATAATCGATAAGTTGCCTGATGGACTGGATACCAAAATCGGAGCAGAAGGGACATATCTCTCCGGAGGGGAACAGCAGCGGATAGCACTGGCACGTGCGATCTTAAAAGACGCACCGATTGTTGTGCTGGATGAAGCCACTGCATTTGCAGACCCTGAAAACGAGCATCTGATACAGAAAGCCCTGGGGAAACTTACCACGGGAAAGACCGTGCTGATGATCGCCCACAGGTTAACCAGTGTGATGGATGTGGATTCCATACTGGTTGTTAACAAAGGGAAAATTGCGGAACAGGGAACTCACAGTGAGTTAATGGACAAACAGGGCATTTATGCCGGAATGTGGAAGGAGTACCAGAAATCGGTTCAATGGACAATAGGGAAGGAGGCACAGATATGATTAACTTTTTAAGAAAACGGCTGGCTCTATCAGATAAAGGAGCCAAAGATTTTCAGAAAGCAGTATTTTTCACAACCTTGCTCGATATGGCACTAATGCTGCCTGCAGTATTCGTATTCCTGTTCCTTGACGATTACCTGCGGCCCCTGACTACTCCCATGGAATCCGTTAGTAAAGGACTATTGTATTATATTGTGCTGGCTATCGGTTTTATAATCATAACCTGGGTAATAGCTTTGCTTCAGTATCGTAGTTCCTATACCACTATTTACGAGGAAAGTGCCAACAGGCGTATTTCACTGGCAGAGAAGCTACGCAAACTGCCGTTGTCCTTTTTTGGCGAAAAGAACCTATCCGACCTGACTGCGACCATTATGACTGACAACACCGAACTGGAACACACTTTTTCCCATGCGGTCCCTCAATTATTTGCTTCCGTTACCAGTATTATTCTGATTGCAACGGGATTGTTCATTTACAACTGGCAACTTTCCCTGGCTTTATTCTGGGTTGTGCCGGTGGCTGCAGCGGTAGTTATTTTATCGAAAAAAATGCAGCAGAAGAACAACAAAATCGTTTACGACAAGAAACGCAATGTTACCGAACAAATCCAGCAGGGACTGGAAACAATCCAGGAGATCAAGGCATACAGCAATGAAGATAAATACCTTGAGGAGCTGGACGCAAAGCTTGATGATTACGAGAAAAACCTGACACAAGGAGAACTGTTTACAGGTGTTCTTGTTAACAGTGCCCAGAGTATATTGAAACTGGGGCTGGTAAGTGTCATCATAGTCGGGGCGAATTTACTGGTAACAGGTGGTGTCGATCTGTTCACGTATCTCATATTCCTGATGGTCGCATCCCGTATTTACGAGCCTGTTAACGAGGTTTTCAACAATCTGGCAGCACTGTTCTACCTTGACATCCGGATTAACCGCATGAACGAAATGCAGTCCCTTCCCATCCAGAAAGGCAAAAAAGAATTCACACCGGAACATTACGATATTGCCTTTGAGAATGTTGATTTCTCCTATGAGACCGGCAAGCAGGTTCTGCAGGACGTCTCCTTCACGGCAAGGCAGGGAGAGATTACCGCACTGGTCGGTCCATCGGGAGGAGGCAAAAGCACTGCAACAAAACTGGCTGCACGTTTCTGGGATGTGGATTCTGGTAAAATCCTGCTGGGCAATCAGGACATAAACGGGATGGAGCCGGAAACCCTGCTGAAAAATTATTCAGTAGTATTCCAGGATGTTGTGCTGTTCAATACTTCCGTCATGGAAAATATTCGTATAGGAAAGCACGATGCATCCGACGAAGATGTACTCAAGGTGGCGAAACTTGCACAATGTGATGAGTTTGTCCGGAAAATGCCTGACGGATATGAGACCATAATTGGTGAAAACGGCGAAACCCTGTCCGGGGGAGAAAGACAACGCATCTCCATCGCCCGGGCTTTGCTTAAGGATGCACCTATTGTGCTCCTGGACGAAGCAACCGCCTCGCTGGATGTTGAGAATGAGACCAAGATCCAGGCGGGAATTTCAGAGCTTATCAGGAATAAAACCGTACTGATTATTGCCCACAGGATGCGTACCGTAGCCAATGCTGATAAAATAGTGGTTCTTGAAAACGGCAGGGTTGCGGAAAGTGGTAAACCCGATGAACTGAAAATGAAGAACGGGCTGTTTGCCAGAATGGTTGAAAGGCAGATGGGGATTGGAAGCTGATCGGCTTCCGCCCCGGAGAAAGTAAATAGGAGAATCAGACAGAGGTATGAAAATGGATGAAGAGATGTACATAAAGGCCCTGGAAAGTACTGGCAGGCTCAGTGAACCTGCTATCAGGAATGCAATAAAATCCCTGAAACTGCCGGAAGGCAGCAGGATACTGGATGTCCCATGCGGTACGGGCAAACATATGCAATGGATGCTGGAAGAGTATTCGAAGGTGAATATTACCGGAGTCGATATTGCGGAAGCTCACCTTGAATATACAAAAAACAGGCTTTTGCAGGCTGGTAAAATAGAATCATGCGAGTTTGTAAAAGGGGATATGAATAAACTTGACCTTGCAGACAACACTTTTGATCTGACCTGGTGCTGTGACGGGTTGTGGCCGGGTCCAAAGGAAATGGGATGTCCGGCTGAAGAACCCTATGAAATCCTTGACAATATGGTAAGGATGACCAGAAAAGGAGGAACAATTGCCATCCTGTTCTGGTCGTCCCAAAAACTCCTGCCAGGCTATTCATTCCTTGAAGCCTCGCTGAATGCAACAAGCTCGGCAACCATGCCTGCAAATGAAGAGTCAAAACCTGAACTGCATTTTATGTGCGCGCCGGCCTGGATGCGAAAATCCGGCCTGGAGAATATTCAGGTAAGAACCTTTGCGGCAGATATCCTGGCGCCTCTGGATGAACAGGAAAAGGAAGGTATCACGATGTTGTTTGATATGTTCTGGGCAGAGGCAGAGCAGGAAGTTTCTGAAAAATTATGGGAACAATATAAGAAGATAAGAAACCCTGAGTCAGACGAATATATCCTGAATAATGAAGACTATACGGGTCTGATCACCTATACAATGTTTACGGGCGAGGTATCCAAGTAGCTGCAGGAATAAATTCAAAATGCAAGAGTAATAAAAAATTACTTG is a genomic window containing:
- a CDS encoding YnfA family protein, with product MVDIALSMSLFFLAALFEIGGGYLVWLWLRENKGLGVGILGGIVLAVYGIIPTFQPAHFGRVYAAYGGIFIVSSLIWGFAIDRKSPDRYEIIGAVIALLGVFVMFYVPR
- a CDS encoding YnfA family protein; amino-acid sequence: MKTGVEEKCISKSRCFLYTIMLFILAGIFEIGGGYLFWLWIRENREIGFALVGAIVLFIYGIIPTFQPSHFHRIYATYGGIFVVMSLIWGWVFDGTAPDVYDIIGSLIILVGVTIIYYWPRESDE
- a CDS encoding ABC transporter ATP-binding protein, coding for MGGRKILLPAAVILSGISSLTGILPFIFIWLIVRELLLSTMGSQALINTYAWWAMGTAVGGVVLYFLALMLSHLAAFRVETNMRRQAMQKIVRFPLGFFDGNTSGRIRKIIDDNASITHTFLAHQLPDLAGTILVPLASLVLVFVFDWRLGLACLVPIIAAMAVMGYMMGTQGRFFMEMYMTSLEEMNTEAVEYVRGIPVVKVFQQTIFSFKNFHNSIIKYRDMVYKYTLMWEKPMTTYTVIIHGFVYILIPVAILLIGNSASYAEILLDLFFYILITPVFAQSVMKSMYLNQALGQATEAVNRIDELTDVELLPMASNPKAITNHEISFRDVSFSYPGSEQKAIDDISFTIPEGKTFALVGASGSGKTTIARLVPRFWDVDTGQITIGGNNVKDIAPMDLMQHVSFVFQNTRLFKTSLLENIRYGNDRARPEAIENAVKSAQCREIIDKLPDGLDTKIGAEGTYLSGGEQQRIALARAILKDAPIVVLDEATAFADPENEHLIQKALGKLTTGKTVLMIAHRLTSVMDVDSILVVNKGKIAEQGTHSELMDKQGIYAGMWKEYQKSVQWTIGKEAQI
- a CDS encoding ABC transporter ATP-binding protein; this translates as MINFLRKRLALSDKGAKDFQKAVFFTTLLDMALMLPAVFVFLFLDDYLRPLTTPMESVSKGLLYYIVLAIGFIIITWVIALLQYRSSYTTIYEESANRRISLAEKLRKLPLSFFGEKNLSDLTATIMTDNTELEHTFSHAVPQLFASVTSIILIATGLFIYNWQLSLALFWVVPVAAAVVILSKKMQQKNNKIVYDKKRNVTEQIQQGLETIQEIKAYSNEDKYLEELDAKLDDYEKNLTQGELFTGVLVNSAQSILKLGLVSVIIVGANLLVTGGVDLFTYLIFLMVASRIYEPVNEVFNNLAALFYLDIRINRMNEMQSLPIQKGKKEFTPEHYDIAFENVDFSYETGKQVLQDVSFTARQGEITALVGPSGGGKSTATKLAARFWDVDSGKILLGNQDINGMEPETLLKNYSVVFQDVVLFNTSVMENIRIGKHDASDEDVLKVAKLAQCDEFVRKMPDGYETIIGENGETLSGGERQRISIARALLKDAPIVLLDEATASLDVENETKIQAGISELIRNKTVLIIAHRMRTVANADKIVVLENGRVAESGKPDELKMKNGLFARMVERQMGIGS
- a CDS encoding class I SAM-dependent methyltransferase, producing the protein MDEEMYIKALESTGRLSEPAIRNAIKSLKLPEGSRILDVPCGTGKHMQWMLEEYSKVNITGVDIAEAHLEYTKNRLLQAGKIESCEFVKGDMNKLDLADNTFDLTWCCDGLWPGPKEMGCPAEEPYEILDNMVRMTRKGGTIAILFWSSQKLLPGYSFLEASLNATSSATMPANEESKPELHFMCAPAWMRKSGLENIQVRTFAADILAPLDEQEKEGITMLFDMFWAEAEQEVSEKLWEQYKKIRNPESDEYILNNEDYTGLITYTMFTGEVSK